From Astyanax mexicanus isolate ESR-SI-001 chromosome 11, AstMex3_surface, whole genome shotgun sequence, the proteins below share one genomic window:
- the fap gene encoding dipeptidyl peptidase 4: MGCSKVCVATLGAAVVITLIAVPTAIYVHRRDSAAKRTYTFDDFYNDTIRYQTYNLRWISDNEYLHKSKDGNVYLHNVETMTNSLYLSNSTFAQVDATDYIVSADRKFVCFESNYSKQWRHSFTASYSFYDMTTKNFITPVHIPQTVQLLVLAPVGNQLAYVWDYNIYLKMNATAEPIQVTRDGKVNQILNGVPDWAYEEEVFVSNEGMWWSPTAKYLAYVQINDTSVQAIEYSLYGNGQYPSTMIVPYPKAGSNIPKARLFIVDVAKPSIRSEVLVPKNIGAGDHFLSSVTWVTDERIAVQWLTRRQDEVLLQIYDFDGANWKENLKFEQKSKTGWVGRYSPLPPYFAADNSSFYKVMSDTKGYKHLHYVKDGKAVPITSGKWEVTYISKLTKDAIYYVSNEHMARPGQRNLYKISFSSGGHSAPECVTCSLYQDRCQFNSAYFSRNASYFRMDCYGPGLPLFTLMDNRGTRKEIQVLEDNKKLEHILTTELLMPTIKRGTLKMEGFDFWYQMMFPPNFDASKKYPLLIQVYAGPASQYVDYKFKLEWATYLCSTENVIIASFDGRGSGYQGDRIMHAIYERLGTYEVEDQISAVRKFIDMGFIDKDRIGMWGWSYGGYVTSMALGSGSGLLKCGIAVAPVSKWEFYDAVYTERYMHRPEENSDSYKNSTVTGRAKNFKSVQYLLVHGTADDNVHFQQAAQISKALVEQQVDFDAMWYTDKDHGLSGKARYHLYTHLSHFLKKCFSEKK; the protein is encoded by the exons GGGTGCAGTAAGGTGTGTGTAGCCACGCTGGGAGCTGCTGTCGTCATCACGCTCATCGCTGTTCCAACAGCCATTTATGTTCACA GGCGTGACTCTGCTGCAAAGAGGACTTACACATTCGATGACTTTTACAATGATACTATTAGGTATCAAACTTACAATTTGCGATGGATTTCAG ACAACGAATACCTCCATAAAAGCAAAGATGGCAATGTGTATCTGCATAATGTGGAGACAATGACAAACTCACTGTACTTGAGTAACTCAACATTT GCCCAAGTGGATGCCACAGATTATATAGTATCTGCTGATAGgaaatttgtctgttttgagAGCAACTATTCCAAG CAATGGAGACACTCCTTCACTGCTTCATACTCCTTTTATGATATGACAACTAA GAATTTCATCACACCTGTTCACATCCCTCAAACAGTCCAGTTATTAGTGTTGGCTCCTGTGGGAAACCAGCTG GCGTATGTGTGGGATTACAACATTTACCTCAAAATGAACGCCACTGCTGAGCCCATACAGGTCACACGGGATGGGAAAGTAAACCAGATTCTTAATGGAGTTCCAGACTGGGCATATGAAG AGGAGGTGTTTGTGTCGAATGAGGGGATGTGGTGGTCTCCCACAGCAAAGTACCTGGCTTACGTGCAAATTAATGACACCAGTGTGCAGGCCATTGAGTATTCATTGTATGGAAATGGACAATACCCCAGCACCATGATAGTGCCCTATCCCAAG GCTGGATCCAATATTCCAAAAGCTCGACTTTTTATAGTTGACGTTGCAAAGCCATCCATCCGCTCAGAAGTACTGGTGCCAAAAAACATTGGGGCAGG TGATCACTTCCTGAGTTCTGTGACGTGGGTGACCGATGAGCGCATTGCTGTGCAGTGGCTGACACGGAGACAGGACGAGGTTCTTCTTCAAATCTATGACTTTGATGGAGCTAACTGGAAGGAAAATCTGAAATTTGAACAAAAGAGCAAAACAGGCTGGGTTGGCCGA TACAGCCCTTTGCCTCCTTACTTTGCTGCAGACAACAGTAGTTTCTACAAGGTGATGAGTGATACAAAGGGCTACAAACATCTCCACTATGTAAAGGAT GGAAAAGCAGTCCCCATAACTTCAGGAAAATGGGAAGTAACCTACATTTCAAAGTTAACCAAAGATGCAAT ctacTATGTGAGTAATGAGCACATGGCGAGACCAGGGCAGAGAAACCTTTACAA GATATCCTTCAGTAGCGGTGGTCACTCAGCCCCTGAATGCGTCACCTGCTCACTCTACCAGGACAGGTGTCAGTTCAATTCAGCGTACTTCAGCCGGAACGCCTCCTACTTTCGCATGGACTGCTACG GACCAGGACTTCCACTCTTTACACTCATGGATAACAGAGGAACACGTAAAG aaATTCAGGTGCTTGAAGACAACAAGAAACTGGAACACATTCTGACGACAGAGCTCCTAATGCCAACCATCAAACGGGGCACATTAAAGATGGAAGGGTTTG acTTCTGGTACCAGATGATGTTCCCTCCCAATTTTGATGCGTCCAAAAAATATCCTCTCCTGATCCAAGT GTATGCAGGTCCAGCGAGTCAGTACGTGGATTATAAATTCAAGCTGGAGTGGGCCACTTACCTCTGCAGCACAGAGAACGTCATCATCGCCAGCTTCGATGGACGGGGAAGCGGTTACCAAGGCGACAGGATAATGCACGCCATCTATGAGAGGCTGGGCACGTATGAGGTGGAAGATCAGATCTCGGCAGTGAG GAAATTCATCGATATGGGCTTCATAGACAAAGACAGAATTGGAATGTGGGGATGG TCATATGGTGGCTATGTGACCTCCATGGCTCTGGGATCAGGAAGTGGCCTTCTTAAATGTGGGATTGCTGTGGCTCCTGTTTCTAAGTGGGAATTTTATG ATGCTGTGTATACAGAGAGGTACATGCACCGCCCTGAGGAAAATTCTGACAGCTATAAA aATTCCACTGTAACTGGAAGAGCAAAGAATTTCAAATCAGTGCAGTACCTGTTAGTGCACGGCACTGCTGATG ATAATGTCCATTTTCAGCAAGCTGCTCAGATCTCTAAAGCACTGGTGGAGCAGCAGGTAGACTTTGATGCAATG TGGTACACAGATAAGGACCACGGTCTGTCTGGAAAGGCCCGCTACCATCTCTACACACACCTGAGTCACTTTCTTAAGAAGTGCTTCTCTGAGAAGAAAtag
- the gcgb gene encoding glucagon b, which produces MKSIYTLAGLLLLITVQNSWQIPTQDTEENSSVTLEDTLFHDPLNMKRHSEGTFSNDYSKYLETRRAQDFVQWLMNSKRSGSQTRRHADGTYTSDVSSYLQDQAAKEFVSWLKTGRGRRD; this is translated from the exons ATGAAGAGCATTTACACTTTGGCTGGACTCTTACTCCTCATCACTGTGCAGAACAGCTGGCAGATTCCCACTCAAGACACAGAGGAAAATTCCAG cgtgACTTTAGAGGATACGCTATTCCACGATCCACTGAATATGAAGAGGCACTCAGAAGGAACATTCTCAAATGACTACAGCAAATATCTGGAGACAAGAAGAGCCCAGGACTTCGTACAGTGGCTGATGAACTCAAAGAGGAGTGG CTCCCAAACAAGACGGCATGCAGACGGCACCTACACCAGTGATGTGAGCTCCTACCTGCAGGACCAGGCAGCCAAAGAATTTGTCTCCTGGCTTAAAACAGGGAGAGGCAGAAGAGATTAA